A window of Octopus sinensis unplaced genomic scaffold, ASM634580v1 Contig07101, whole genome shotgun sequence contains these coding sequences:
- the LOC118761061 gene encoding probable mannose-1-phosphate guanylyltransferase 2 produces the protein MEGTVAVTTVKDPSKFGVLDLVETPIGTQIERFVEKPSVFVSDKINAGIYVLSPRVLNRIQVVIVRVLQDETHLNRERNLPQNGRGIPTLRVSHSWCCRTISLPGFWMDVGQPLDFLQATRLWLEHNQVSSTRPDVTIHQPVLIVIVHSYSRTTRLLLGRGQRLVQT, from the coding sequence ATGGAGGGCACTGTGGCTGTCACGACTGTCAAGGACCCCTCCAAGTTCGGAGTGCTCGATTTGGTGGAGACTCCCATCGGCACCCAAATCGAGCGTTTCGTGGAGAAGCCGTCCGTGTTTGTGTCCGACAAGATCAATGCAGGAATATACGTCCTCAGTCCCCGAGTCCTCAACCGAATTCAGGTTGTGATTGTCCGTGTCCTTCAAGACGAGACCCACCTCAATCGAGAAAGAAATCTTCCCCAAAATGGCCGAGGAATCCCAACTCTACGCGTGTCACATTCCTGGTGTTGTCGAACCATCAGTTTGCCAGGTTTTTGGATGGACGTGGGACAGCCACTGGACTTCCTCCAGGCAACCCGGCTGTGGTTGGAGCACAACCAAGTGAGCAGCACACGGCCCGACGTGACCATCCATCAGCCCGTCCTCATTGTAATCGTCCACTCATATTCCAGGACGACGAGGCTGTTATTGGGGCGGGGTCAGAGATTGGTCCAAACGTGA
- the LOC118761059 gene encoding LOW QUALITY PROTEIN: transmembrane channel-like protein 7 (The sequence of the model RefSeq protein was modified relative to this genomic sequence to represent the inferred CDS: substituted 2 bases at 2 genomic stop codons): MENSGLFYGYYKGVNSDLSSLLGINFTYDMSVAYLINLFAYYLISLISLSLSLIKEKSQKIGQNVFSGFVYAGKDFIQTNKKDCLNEQNDLVRRQNRSICQKIVLYSKRILINLFVLGLLGASGYAIYYVYSYSLQVILHNVXLXVTKSGQYLIDNPNYKLFIEYAPSLTLVLLNIIIPIIVELVVVWEDYLARTELKVVLMRWCNISNADRTIIIKLASFSILIYTLYSQITCQPKDSCWIYVKCWETYVAQQLYKLLIMDFIVSSVLTVVVEPCRNPTKEGLRLLEHNGTIPCILVTNVPHFDNPYILHYIQGNDYNNHQTPLTANSHAAAQLFQHIYDKRGARKRRLAQEFIMQPSIQVGLSRCRQEHDIITRPMDLRTIARNIQDNKCSLARCSHDLCTVFDNALLYNPPDSQMAKVYSISPTGRTCPQMSG, encoded by the exons ATGGAGAATTCCGGCTTATTCTACGGATATTATAAGGGCGTAAATAGTGACCTGAGTAGTTTACTGGGAATCAATTTCACATACGACATGTCAGTCGCTTACTTGATTAATTTATTTGCCTACTACCTTATTAGTCTGATAAGCCTTTCACTAAG TCTAATCAAAGAGAAATCTCAGaaaattggacaaaatgttttctCTGGCTTTGTTTATGCTGGAAAAGATTTCattcaaacaaacaagaaa GACTGTCTTAATGAACAAAATGATTTGGTAAGAAGGCAAAATCGGTCAATTTGCCAAAAAATAGTTTTGTATTCAAAGCGAATTCTAATTAACTTGTTCGTCCTCGGTCTTCTTGGAGCAAGCGGATATGCGATATACTATGTCTATTCGTATTCCCTCCAAGTCATACTGCACAATGTTTAGTTGTAGGTTACTAAATCTGGACAATACCTCATTGATAACCCCAACTACAAACTGTTTATCGAATATGCTCCTTCACTGACATTGGTCTtgctcaacatcatcatcccgaTTATTGTCGAACTGGTCGTCGTCTGGGAGGACTACTTGGCCAGAACAGAACTCAAAGTAGTTCTCATGAGGTGGTGCAATATTAGTAATGCGGACAGGACTATTATTATCAAACTTGCGTCGTTCTCAATTCTCATATACACTCTTTACAGTCAAATCACTTGCCAGCCAAAAGACTCGTGTT GGATATATGTGAAGTGCTGGGAAACATACGTCGCCCAACAGTTGTACAAACTCTTGATTATGGACTTTATTGTCTCAAGTGTGTTGACAGTTGTTGTGGAGCCTTGCAGAAA TCCCACAAAAGAAGGCCTACGTCTCCTCGAACATAATGGGACTATTCCTTGTATTCTTGTTACTAATGTACCTCATTTTGACAATCCCTATATCCTACATTATATTCAG GGTAATGACTATAATAATCACCAGACTCCCCTCACAGCCAACTCCCACGCCGCAGCACAACTGTTCCAGCACATCTACGACAAGAGAGGGGCCCGGAAGAGAAGACTCGCCCAGGAATTCATTATGCAGCCCTCTATCCAAGTTGGCCTGTCCCGCTGTAGACAGGAACACGATATTATCACACGACCGATGGATCTGCGGACTATTGCCAGGAATATTCAGGATAACAAGTGCAGTCTGGCACGCTGTAGTCACGACTTGTGCACTGTTTTCGACAACGCACTCCTCTACAACCCACCAGACTCCCAAATGGCCAAAGTATATTCGATATCCCCAACAGGACGCACGTGTCCTCAAATGTCTGGTTGA